GCTGCTGGGTGAAGGCGTCACTGGCCATCACGGCTGCCGCGACTACTAATAACCCGATCAGGAAGAACCCGAGGATCAGCGGGATGGTGGAGCCCCGGTCGTCCCTGAATGCCGGGTGACCGGGTGGCCGATCGCGCAGTACCAGCCGGCTCATCGGGCGATGATCCGGAAGTCGTCGACGTGCACCAGGTAGCGGCCGATGACCGTCACGCCGCGTCCGGACAGCAGGGTGGGGATCGCCGGCAGCGGCTGATGCCTGATCACGCAGATCGCGAACACCGATGCCGGGGCCAGCGACGGCGCCGTGGCCGGGCCTTGGCAGTCCGCTCCCGCTTCGACGTAGCGCAACTCCACATCGGCCGAGGTCAGGCCCTGACCGCGCAGGGCGGCTCGCAGCGCGGCCTGGGCCCGAACCTCGGCCTGGCCGGCCGTGGTCGACGTCGCGATCGCCCGTCCGACGTCACGAGCGGCGTTGGTGGTGGCCAACCGGGCGCGCTGCACCACTGCCACAGCCACGATCAGGTAGATCAGCGGCACCAGCACCAGCACCGCCACGAAGACGAACTCGATGATCGCGCTGGCCTGCTCGCCCGAGCGCCGCAGCTGTTTGCACCGTTGAGACAGGGGCAATCTCATGGGTCGTCCTTGAGGGACTGCCCGCTCACGTCAACTGTGACCAGCGCGCCGATCGGCAGGAAGACCGACCTGATCGTCCCGCGGCACCGCACCTCGGCGGTCACCAGGCCACTTCCGTCCTCGGCCACCAAGCCGCCGGCGCAGGGCAACCGCCGAGCCATCCCGGGGCTCAGCGCCTGGGCCAGCAACGAAGCGGCGCGCTCAGCACCGGCCTGCGCCGGCACACCCGCGTTCGCGGCGTAGCGGGCGCCGTCAGCAGCCGCCGCCGACGCCACCGACCGGACGTAGAACACCGCCGCGACCTGCAGCACCGCGAACAGCAGCATCACCAGCAGCACCGACATCAGACAGAACTCGACGACCGCGGACCCGCGGTCGTCGATCAGCACCCGAGGTCGCCGGCGGCCAGCCACCGCCTCAGTTGCCGGTCTCGCCGGTCACCGAGTCGATCGCGTTGCTGACGGCATCGGTGATCTTGGCCTTGAACACGCCGAAGATCACCACCACCAGGCCCGCCGACATCACCGTGACCATCACCCAGCCGGGCACGTCGCCGCGCGCGGAGTCCGCACCCCGAAGCCGGCGCTGCGCCCGCAGGTAACCGTTGCCGAACCAGGCGGCCAGCAACTGTGCCTGAACCATCTTCCGTTCCCCTTCCATCGGCTCGCACGCGCGTGCCGTTCGGTGTGTTGTCCAGCGGTTACTTGGTGAGCGAGACCAGCGTCAGCAGTCCTGGGTAGAGGGCGAACAGCACCGTCACCGGCAGGATCAGGAACACCACCGGCACCATCATCTGCAGCTCCTTGCGGCCGCCGGCCTCCAGCAGCGCCCGCTTGGAGAACTCCCGGACGTCGGTCGCCTGGGCGCGCAGCACGTCCGCCAGCGGCGTGCCCCGCTCGATGGCGACCAGCAGACCCTGGATGAACCTGCTGAACGGTTCCAGGGTGGTCCGTTCGGCCAGCTCGCCCAGCGCCCTGGTGATCGGCTTGCCGGCTCTGGCCTCGTTCAGCACGCCTTGCAGATCTCGGGTCAGCTCGCCCCTGGTCAACCGGCAGACCCGCTGCATGGCATCGATCGGCGCCTCGCCCGCCAGCACTGCGAGGGCGAGCAGGTCAGCGATCACCGGGAACTCGGCGAGCATGGCCCGTTCGCGTCGCTGCACCTGCTGGGTGAGCCACCAATCGCGAGCCAGCACTCCGCCGACCGCGCCGAGCAGCGCCGCCCCGGCGACCAGCACCGGGTCCAGGCCAGCGCGCAGGTAGGTCAGGCCGGCCAGGCTGACGGCGCCGCCGATCACGCCCAGGCCACCCCACACCACCTGTTCCATCCGGAAGTTCTCGACGTCGGCGGGCAGTCCTAGGCCGCCGAGCCTGCGGCGCACCGATGCCGAGCCGCCGACCATCCGGTCCAGCCAGTGGACCAGGCCAGCTGCTGCCGGGCCGAGCAGCCGCCGCACCACGTCCAGCGGCGGAGCCGGCCCAGCCGAACGAGCGAGCAGCCGGGACGGCGCCGGGGTGTCGGCGAGATAGGGCGCGATCCGGTCACTGAGCCGGATCGCTCGCATCGGCGGCGCCGAGCGGATCGCCAGCAGCGCGCCGAGCGCCGCCACCAGTCCGAGGACGGCGCCCAGCCACCAGCTGGTCATCGCACCACGCCGGTCATCGCAAACACACTGGTCATCGCAGTACCCGGGGCTCCTCGGGCAACCGCCCGATCCGAACCATGATCCGGTACGCGAGCAGGCACACCGCGGCGCCGATGCCCAGCAGCAGCACGCCGCCGGAGGAGTCGAAGGTCTGCAGCGTCGAGGACTGGGCACCCAGCAACAGCAGCACGATCCACGGCGCGGCGACCGCGAGCCGGGCCGCGCTGATCGTCCAGCCCTGGCGGGTCTCCAACTCGGCACGGGTCCGCGCGTCCACCCGCAGCAGCTCCGACAGCGTGCGCAGCACGGTGCCCAGGTCGCTGCCGCCGACCTCGCGTGCCACCCGCAGCGTCTCGCACACCCGGTCCCCCACCGGATCGGCCAGGTCGTGCTTCAACGCGCTCAGGCATTCGGCGAACCGGCCGCTGGCCCGGTAGGAGATCCCGAACCGGGCGAACGCCGGACGCAGCGGCTCGGGCCCGCGGATCCCGAGCGCGGACACCCCTTCCGGCAAGGACATTCCGGCCCGCACGGCCGAGGCCAGGTTGTCGATGGCCTCGGGCCACAGCTCGCGCAGCGCGACCTGGCGGCGCTGGCGCAGCCGCCGGACGACGGCCAGCGGCCCGAGAAAGGCGAACACCGTGAAGCAGGCGGCGACGGCCAGCGTGCCAGTGACGAGTTGCACCAGCAACCCGGCCAGCACCGCCGCGATCACCTGCAGGCTGAGCAGCTGCGCCGAGCTGACCGACTCGATTCCGGCCTGCCGGATCAGTTCGTCCCGGCGCGTTGCCCAACCCAGCCGCGCCGGATTGCGTTGCGGCGCCCGGGTACCGCTGCGCCAGATCAGCAGCAGGCCGACGCCCGCGAGCAGTCCCACGAAGGCGCCCACGTCAGGCTCCCGACCGGACGGCGCCGGCAGCCGTGACAGCTGGAGCTCCACGGCCTGGGCGGTCGTCCTGCCCGAGCAGTTCGGCGAGGTCGTGACCGGCCTGCTCGTATCGCTCGCGATGCGGCGGGTAGCCGTCGCCGCGGCGCAGTTGGCCTTGCCGGTAACCGAAGATCTCCGAGGTCTCGATGACCTCGCCCTCGGCCCGTCCGGTGACCGCGACGATCTCACGCACCCGGCGC
The DNA window shown above is from Jatrophihabitans sp. and carries:
- a CDS encoding type II secretion system F family protein, with protein sequence MTSWWLGAVLGLVAALGALLAIRSAPPMRAIRLSDRIAPYLADTPAPSRLLARSAGPAPPLDVVRRLLGPAAAGLVHWLDRMVGGSASVRRRLGGLGLPADVENFRMEQVVWGGLGVIGGAVSLAGLTYLRAGLDPVLVAGAALLGAVGGVLARDWWLTQQVQRRERAMLAEFPVIADLLALAVLAGEAPIDAMQRVCRLTRGELTRDLQGVLNEARAGKPITRALGELAERTTLEPFSRFIQGLLVAIERGTPLADVLRAQATDVREFSKRALLEAGGRKELQMMVPVVFLILPVTVLFALYPGLLTLVSLTK
- a CDS encoding type II secretion system F family protein produces the protein MGAFVGLLAGVGLLLIWRSGTRAPQRNPARLGWATRRDELIRQAGIESVSSAQLLSLQVIAAVLAGLLVQLVTGTLAVAACFTVFAFLGPLAVVRRLRQRRQVALRELWPEAIDNLASAVRAGMSLPEGVSALGIRGPEPLRPAFARFGISYRASGRFAECLSALKHDLADPVGDRVCETLRVAREVGGSDLGTVLRTLSELLRVDARTRAELETRQGWTISAARLAVAAPWIVLLLLGAQSSTLQTFDSSGGVLLLGIGAAVCLLAYRIMVRIGRLPEEPRVLR
- a CDS encoding TadE/TadG family type IV pilus assembly protein; this encodes MLIDDRGSAVVEFCLMSVLLVMLLFAVLQVAAVFYVRSVASAAAADGARYAANAGVPAQAGAERAASLLAQALSPGMARRLPCAGGLVAEDGSGLVTAEVRCRGTIRSVFLPIGALVTVDVSGQSLKDDP